A window from Patescibacteria group bacterium encodes these proteins:
- a CDS encoding class I SAM-dependent methyltransferase encodes MNSSKLNQIHNNVPVDYYEQGLQKSFLQKYFHSKRFSHISRILSPLKINNFLDLGCHSGIFTDKIKKITKANGFGMDISEKVIQHAKNQHPDLNFLCGDIQNGLPFPDQNFDLVTTLDVLEHLPNYNCAVSESARVLKPGGYLLVGIPNENLLFKFVWFFWTKMRGKYWNEAHVSKFRSKNLKGILEPSGFKKIADAKIHCRIYYIGLYRKSL; translated from the coding sequence ATGAACTCGAGCAAACTAAACCAGATCCATAACAATGTGCCTGTTGATTATTATGAGCAAGGTCTTCAAAAAAGTTTTCTCCAAAAGTATTTCCATTCAAAAAGATTCTCGCATATAAGCAGAATCCTCTCTCCCCTTAAAATAAACAATTTTTTAGACCTTGGCTGTCATAGCGGCATATTTACGGACAAAATAAAAAAAATCACCAAGGCAAACGGCTTTGGGATGGATATCTCTGAGAAAGTAATTCAGCACGCTAAGAACCAGCATCCTGACTTGAATTTCTTGTGCGGGGATATTCAAAACGGATTGCCGTTTCCGGATCAAAATTTTGATTTGGTTACGACGCTGGATGTGCTTGAGCATTTGCCTAATTATAATTGTGCCGTGAGTGAAAGCGCGCGAGTCTTAAAGCCGGGCGGCTATTTATTGGTAGGTATACCAAACGAAAACTTGCTTTTTAAATTTGTCTGGTTTTTTTGGACAAAAATGAGAGGCAAATATTGGAATGAAGCTCATGTGAGTAAATTCCGGTCAAAAAACTTAAAGGGCATATTGGAACCGTCTGGTTTTAAAAAAATAGCAGATGCAAAAATTCATTGCCGCATATATTATATAGGGCTATACAGAAAATCATTATGA
- a CDS encoding SIS domain-containing protein, translated as MNTLSNPKKINTLDKSNVLGSIMLFDKQVEQAWEETKSIKIPVAYKKVKNLVINGMGGSGLGGHVIKSLYNNEIKIPFEVINDYQVPNYLNKNTLYLISSFSGNTEEPIGSYAEAKKRGAKIMAITTGGELSQMMQKNKIPGYAFEARHNICNQPRIAVAYSVIGQLALLNKCGIIKIADSQIKNVQDCLQKLNKTFGISNNKDNPAKLIAKESQGRLVILVAAGLLAGNVHAFANQINENSKNFASWFVIPELNHHLMEGLKFPKSNKKDLIFVFINSELYEPRVQKRFEITKDVVKNNKIAYLEYAVQAKEKLEQSFEVLSLGSYTAFYLAMLNNVNPGPIPWVDFFKQQLSQ; from the coding sequence ATGAACACCTTATCCAACCCTAAAAAAATCAATACCCTAGACAAGAGCAACGTGCTGGGCTCCATTATGCTTTTTGATAAACAAGTTGAACAGGCTTGGGAAGAAACTAAAAGCATTAAAATCCCGGTTGCTTACAAAAAAGTAAAAAATCTGGTAATTAATGGCATGGGCGGCTCCGGGCTTGGCGGTCATGTTATAAAATCATTATATAATAATGAAATAAAAATTCCTTTTGAAGTAATAAATGATTATCAAGTTCCGAATTATTTAAATAAGAACACTTTGTATTTAATTTCCAGTTTTTCCGGAAATACCGAGGAGCCGATTGGAAGTTATGCGGAGGCCAAAAAACGGGGCGCTAAAATTATGGCGATTACTACCGGGGGTGAGTTAAGCCAGATGATGCAGAAAAACAAAATTCCCGGGTACGCGTTTGAGGCCCGACACAACATTTGCAACCAGCCAAGAATTGCTGTTGCTTATTCTGTAATCGGCCAACTAGCGCTCTTAAACAAATGCGGAATCATAAAAATTGCTGACTCTCAAATAAAAAATGTTCAGGACTGCCTCCAAAAATTGAACAAAACCTTTGGCATCAGCAATAATAAAGATAATCCGGCCAAGCTAATAGCTAAAGAATCACAAGGCAGGTTGGTGATTTTGGTTGCTGCTGGATTGTTGGCTGGCAATGTTCACGCTTTTGCTAACCAGATTAATGAAAACTCTAAAAACTTCGCAAGCTGGTTTGTGATTCCAGAGCTCAATCATCACTTGATGGAAGGACTCAAATTTCCTAAATCCAATAAAAAAGATTTAATATTTGTTTTTATAAATTCTGAACTTTACGAACCGCGAGTTCAAAAACGTTTTGAGATTACTAAAGATGTAGTTAAGAACAATAAAATCGCTTATTTGGAATATGCTGTCCAGGCAAAAGAAAAACTTGAACAATCATTTGAGGTCTTATCCTTGGGCAGCTACACCGCGTTTTATTTGGCAATGCTTAACAACGTTAATCCGGGTCCGATACCGTGGGTGGACTTCTTTAAGCAACAATTGAGTCAATGA